Proteins from one Desulfonema limicola genomic window:
- a CDS encoding methyl-accepting chemotaxis protein, with the protein MGSSFRLSVRIWFSMGILIFGYLISTGYAYYISRSIQNSLPDISNFAVHSTELSQKIPRDFEQQIKFYGSAIITHDPEMLEQARNKAREIEAGLKQLKDLKGINKNLDLKIDKILIIFKKYTDTSDLIHQKTIQGETSGEILQQINQLANERDKIKIELEKLSGEVQKNLSENVLSIISRVKKNNLRNMGFAIIVIIISVLIINWLIRKSIIGTLFRITERLYESSGKVAKISSDISYASSELAEGASEQALYIAQASASLENLSIKTKQNALDTEQARISRNKTYDNINELSAYIEKTAGAMSSIKHRGYEIQQIIQTINEISFQTNILALNAAIEAARAGESGSGFAVVAEEVRTLALRSAQAAQDTQELIQKTVEEIRSGSNLLKQTKDVFAATAEQNHQMGELIDRITQASEEQVHKIEDINMTMEEIDSIVQQNKYNAEIFASVFIKLNGQSEKMSYFIRKLKGLMEYRQQIRVKIALKGEFTNIKTGQVEPFLTRDISANGVSIITSNYLDQGVEGEINISSNNIQFPWLKGFVVRTKEKNDENGKFISGIQFINLSPKIEEVILDILSTDMEQHQ; encoded by the coding sequence ATGGGTTCTTCGTTTAGACTTTCTGTAAGAATTTGGTTTAGTATGGGTATCCTGATCTTCGGGTATTTGATTTCTACCGGATACGCCTATTATATTTCACGAAGCATCCAAAACAGCCTGCCTGATATATCAAATTTTGCAGTTCATTCCACAGAACTAAGCCAGAAAATACCAAGAGATTTTGAACAGCAGATAAAATTCTATGGCAGTGCCATTATCACCCATGACCCTGAGATGTTAGAACAGGCCAGGAATAAAGCCCGGGAAATTGAAGCCGGTTTAAAGCAGTTAAAAGATTTAAAAGGCATAAATAAAAATCTGGATTTAAAAATTGATAAAATATTGATTATATTTAAAAAATATACAGATACCTCTGATCTTATTCATCAAAAAACCATTCAAGGTGAAACAAGCGGTGAAATACTCCAGCAGATAAACCAGCTTGCAAATGAAAGAGATAAAATAAAAATAGAACTTGAAAAACTTTCAGGTGAGGTACAAAAAAATTTATCTGAAAATGTTTTATCTATTATCAGCAGGGTTAAAAAAAATAATTTAAGAAATATGGGGTTTGCCATTATTGTCATAATTATCTCTGTTCTTATTATAAACTGGCTTATACGAAAATCAATAATAGGTACTCTTTTCAGGATCACTGAAAGATTATATGAATCATCAGGCAAGGTGGCAAAGATTTCCTCTGATATATCATATGCCAGCAGCGAGCTTGCTGAAGGAGCATCAGAACAGGCATTATATATAGCCCAGGCCTCGGCTTCCCTGGAAAATCTTTCCATAAAAACAAAACAAAATGCACTTGATACAGAACAAGCACGTATTTCAAGAAATAAAACCTATGATAATATAAATGAATTAAGTGCATATATAGAGAAAACTGCTGGTGCCATGTCTAGTATTAAACACAGAGGCTATGAAATTCAGCAAATAATTCAGACTATTAATGAAATATCATTTCAAACAAATATACTTGCCCTGAATGCTGCTATTGAAGCTGCACGGGCAGGAGAATCAGGTTCTGGATTTGCAGTTGTAGCTGAAGAAGTAAGAACCCTGGCATTGCGTTCTGCCCAGGCAGCTCAGGATACACAGGAACTTATTCAAAAAACTGTTGAAGAAATCCGTTCAGGTTCAAATCTATTAAAACAAACTAAAGATGTTTTTGCTGCAACTGCTGAACAAAATCATCAAATGGGAGAACTCATAGACCGCATAACACAGGCATCAGAAGAGCAGGTTCATAAGATTGAAGATATAAATATGACTATGGAAGAAATTGACAGTATTGTGCAGCAGAATAAATATAATGCTGAAATATTTGCTTCTGTATTTATAAAATTAAACGGTCAGTCTGAAAAAATGAGCTATTTTATCCGCAAGCTCAAAGGGCTTATGGAATACAGGCAGCAGATCCGTGTAAAAATTGCCTTAAAAGGAGAATTTACAAACATCAAAACAGGGCAGGTTGAACCGTTTCTTACAAGAGACATAAGTGCAAACGGGGTATCTATTATTACATCTAATTATCTTGATCAAGGTGTTGAAGGAGAAATTAACATCAGTTCCAATAATATTCAATTTCCCTGGTTAAAAGGCTTTGTAGTCAGAACTAAAGAAAAAAATGATGAAAACGGCAAGTTTATCTCAGGAATCCAGTTTATTAATTTAAGTCCAAAAATTGAAGAAGTAATTCTTGATATACTCAGCACAGATATGGAACAACATCAATAA
- a CDS encoding sugar phosphate nucleotidyltransferase — MKAMILAAGFGSRLLPYTHHTPKPLFPIGGRPVLDILIKSLEKSGCEAIIINTHHLYTKIVKFIHEQEYKIPVTVCYENKILGTGGAVKNVSDFWDHRPFMVINSDILTNIDFKDIYKFHLNHDHPATLVLYDDKNFNTVSVSHEYFINDFHNTSAGSLNLTFTGIQVLDPEILDYIPDNQFYSTIDAFKKMINQGKQIKAYIANQYWWKDIGTPDSYTSASIEFMSIKIFSRLWGDCSNIKTTQLKGDGSDRKWYRVQDGENTLIMADHGIRQEPKAVSEVDAFIDIGCHLYNKGIPVPKIHMYDRFSGLVFMEDLGSNHLENLVKQAENNDKIISLYKNVIDALAHMAAAGVRDFDLSWTYQTKRYDKNLILEKECRYFTDQYLQNYLGLSLGFEDFKEEFELLADKTLEFEVTGFIHRDMQSRNIMNKDKRFYFIDFQGARLGPVQYDISSLLIDPYVKLPDFIQNQLISYYVQQISSHTCVDPEKLLKGFMFTSITRNLQILGAFSFLSLKKNKPLFKQYIPAAVQSLKINLSRQAGSLFPKLKHTMEKL; from the coding sequence ATGAAAGCAATGATACTGGCAGCAGGTTTTGGCTCACGACTGCTGCCCTATACACACCATACCCCTAAACCTCTTTTTCCAATAGGCGGCCGTCCTGTGCTGGATATCTTGATAAAAAGTCTTGAAAAATCAGGATGTGAGGCAATTATCATTAATACCCATCATCTTTACACAAAGATTGTCAAATTTATCCATGAACAAGAATATAAAATACCTGTAACTGTCTGTTATGAAAATAAAATCCTGGGAACAGGCGGAGCAGTTAAAAATGTCTCAGATTTCTGGGACCATCGGCCTTTTATGGTTATTAACAGTGATATTCTTACCAATATTGATTTTAAGGATATATATAAATTTCATTTAAATCATGATCATCCTGCAACACTTGTATTATATGATGATAAGAATTTTAATACAGTGTCTGTTTCCCATGAATATTTTATAAATGATTTTCATAATACTTCTGCCGGCAGTTTAAATCTGACATTTACAGGTATTCAGGTACTTGATCCTGAAATCCTTGACTATATTCCTGACAATCAATTTTACAGCACCATAGATGCCTTTAAAAAAATGATAAACCAGGGAAAACAGATAAAAGCATATATTGCAAATCAATACTGGTGGAAAGATATTGGAACCCCTGATTCCTATACAAGTGCATCCATAGAATTCATGAGTATAAAGATTTTTTCAAGGCTGTGGGGTGATTGCAGTAATATTAAAACAACACAATTAAAAGGAGATGGTTCAGATAGAAAATGGTACAGGGTGCAAGATGGTGAAAACACACTTATAATGGCAGACCACGGCATAAGGCAGGAGCCAAAAGCTGTATCTGAAGTTGATGCGTTTATAGATATTGGCTGCCATCTTTATAATAAAGGCATACCAGTTCCCAAGATTCATATGTATGACAGGTTTTCGGGCCTTGTATTTATGGAAGACCTGGGCAGTAACCATCTTGAAAACCTGGTTAAACAAGCTGAAAATAATGATAAAATAATCTCTTTATATAAAAATGTCATAGATGCTCTTGCTCATATGGCAGCTGCAGGTGTTCGGGATTTTGATCTTTCCTGGACATATCAGACAAAAAGGTATGATAAAAATTTGATTCTTGAAAAAGAATGCCGTTATTTTACAGATCAATACCTGCAAAATTATCTTGGATTAAGCCTGGGATTTGAAGATTTTAAGGAAGAATTTGAATTGCTTGCTGATAAAACACTTGAATTTGAAGTTACAGGATTTATACATCGGGATATGCAGTCAAGAAATATAATGAATAAAGATAAAAGATTTTATTTTATTGATTTCCAGGGTGCCAGGCTGGGGCCGGTTCAGTATGACATATCTTCTCTTTTAATTGATCCTTATGTAAAACTACCTGATTTTATACAAAATCAACTTATTTCATATTATGTTCAGCAAATATCATCTCATACATGCGTTGATCCTGAGAAATTATTAAAAGGCTTTATGTTTACATCTATTACAAGAAATCTTCAAATTCTTGGAGCATTCAGTTTTTTAAGCCTTAAAAAAAATAAACCCCTGTTTAAGCAATATATACCAGCGGCTGTTCAATCCCTGAAAATAAATCTTTCCAGACAGGCAGGCAGTCTTTTTCCTAAATTAAAACATACCATGGAAAAACTTTAA
- a CDS encoding 1-acyl-sn-glycerol-3-phosphate acyltransferase, whose amino-acid sequence MIKKIKFFFEKVQTKINGLIDNALNGTYNHFRCFFPKDPGWLSSSSLCFVFSGIKLDKDQTDIIKNVPENAILIYANKYKSYFEYLFYHTRYASEKLPVPEIGFDYKIFWLQPFSHMFRIILSNTLYFLKNFRMQNPYNSGYISQELINGKTGFLSLVEERGFYLRFVKSNPDPLRYLLELQKKIEQPVIIIPQLIFYSKKPRRSSPGFIDLLFGSQENPGSLRRLFALLKKPESVFVEVSEPFNLKTFVQHSIYKELTNEEQALVLRRQLLVKVNRHRQSITGPVLKSKAEIKENILTNERLRSFMENYADTRNIPIQKVHKEADGYIDEIAAKYTINVIQVFALAVKWLTDIMFEGISINTDVLARLKNMSRKGPLLFVPCHKSHIDYLILSYIMYTNNMPCPHIAAGKNLSFWPLGPIFRGAGAFFIRRTFRGAVLYSKVFSEYVFKLLEEGFNIEFFIEGGRSRTGKLLQPKLGLLSILLNGYKMGVCDDLILVPVFIGYDRVPEEAAYLRELEGGQKNPESFVQFLKARKFLKKRYGRIYIKFHDGISLNDLLEERETPIKEMTSKEQNALCRELGYKLVSAIDQVTVITPHAIVAGAVLNSSKQRISYTSLMSNIETYMNYLVVQNVKLADTLLLDHTSAFEYVIESYIDRKFIEPLPIDKDDLSSEKQFTININKRPALGYYKNNCISAFIPAAFTSLVILDKDAFQFSGSDIYKGYTFLQELFSFEFSYDREKDPEYFVHKNLKAFIDDAILMPHPSLPDTYNLTSAGFRKLKLFARFLSVYLESYWITLNFFMRYPRNFIESKDRIKKIQSMGNRMFKMQEIEKPEALSKINYKNALDFFISHGIKGSEDEEMIETYKQVLRRYLDRLQ is encoded by the coding sequence ATGATAAAAAAAATAAAATTTTTTTTTGAGAAGGTTCAAACCAAAATAAATGGATTGATTGATAATGCTCTTAATGGAACCTATAATCATTTCAGATGTTTTTTTCCAAAAGACCCTGGATGGCTTTCATCATCATCACTTTGTTTTGTTTTCTCAGGCATAAAACTTGATAAAGATCAGACAGATATAATAAAAAATGTTCCTGAAAATGCCATTCTTATTTATGCTAACAAATATAAAAGCTATTTTGAATATCTTTTTTATCATACAAGATATGCCAGTGAAAAGCTTCCTGTTCCTGAGATAGGGTTTGATTATAAAATATTCTGGCTTCAGCCTTTTTCCCACATGTTCAGGATTATCTTATCCAATACCCTGTATTTTTTAAAAAATTTCAGGATGCAAAATCCTTATAACAGCGGTTATATCAGTCAGGAATTGATAAACGGAAAAACAGGATTTCTTTCCCTGGTCGAAGAAAGAGGCTTTTATCTTAGATTTGTAAAGTCAAATCCTGATCCCCTTAGATATTTGCTTGAACTGCAAAAAAAAATTGAACAGCCTGTTATTATCATACCCCAGTTAATTTTTTATAGTAAAAAACCCCGCCGTTCCTCACCTGGATTTATTGACCTCTTATTTGGTTCCCAGGAAAATCCAGGAAGCCTGAGACGATTGTTTGCATTATTAAAAAAACCAGAAAGCGTTTTTGTGGAAGTATCTGAACCTTTTAATTTAAAGACCTTTGTCCAGCACAGCATATATAAAGAGCTGACTAATGAAGAACAGGCCCTGGTATTAAGACGGCAGCTCCTGGTGAAAGTCAACCGCCACCGGCAGAGCATAACAGGCCCTGTTTTAAAATCCAAAGCAGAAATCAAGGAAAATATCCTTACCAATGAACGGCTGCGCAGCTTTATGGAAAACTATGCTGATACAAGAAATATTCCTATCCAAAAAGTACATAAAGAAGCTGACGGTTATATTGATGAAATTGCAGCAAAATACACTATAAATGTAATCCAGGTCTTTGCACTTGCAGTTAAATGGCTTACTGATATTATGTTTGAAGGGATTTCCATTAATACTGACGTACTGGCAAGATTAAAAAATATGTCAAGAAAAGGACCTCTTCTCTTTGTCCCATGTCATAAAAGTCATATTGATTACCTGATTCTCTCATATATAATGTACACAAATAACATGCCCTGCCCCCATATTGCAGCAGGTAAAAACCTGTCTTTCTGGCCCCTTGGTCCTATATTCAGGGGAGCAGGAGCATTTTTTATCCGCAGAACATTCCGAGGAGCTGTTTTATATTCAAAGGTTTTTTCAGAATATGTTTTTAAATTACTGGAAGAAGGATTTAATATTGAATTTTTTATTGAAGGCGGCAGAAGCCGTACTGGTAAATTACTTCAACCTAAACTAGGCCTTCTTTCCATACTTTTAAACGGCTATAAAATGGGGGTCTGCGATGATCTTATACTGGTTCCAGTGTTTATTGGCTATGACAGGGTGCCTGAAGAAGCAGCTTATCTTAGAGAACTTGAAGGAGGACAGAAAAATCCTGAAAGTTTTGTGCAGTTTTTAAAAGCCAGAAAGTTTTTAAAAAAACGATATGGAAGGATATATATTAAATTTCATGATGGAATTTCATTAAACGATCTTCTTGAGGAAAGGGAAACCCCTATAAAAGAGATGACATCAAAAGAACAAAATGCTTTATGCCGTGAACTTGGATATAAGCTTGTAAGTGCCATTGACCAGGTCACTGTCATAACACCCCATGCCATTGTTGCAGGAGCTGTCTTAAACTCTTCAAAACAAAGGATTTCCTATACCAGCCTTATGTCAAATATTGAAACATATATGAATTACCTGGTTGTGCAGAATGTCAAACTGGCAGATACCCTGCTTTTAGATCATACAAGTGCATTTGAATATGTTATTGAGTCCTATATTGATAGAAAATTTATTGAGCCTCTGCCAATAGATAAGGATGATTTATCATCTGAAAAACAATTTACAATCAATATAAATAAACGGCCTGCACTTGGATATTATAAAAATAACTGCATAAGCGCTTTTATTCCTGCTGCATTTACATCCCTGGTAATTCTTGACAAAGATGCTTTCCAGTTCTCAGGTTCTGATATTTATAAGGGCTATACTTTTCTTCAAGAACTTTTTTCTTTTGAATTTTCATATGACCGTGAAAAAGATCCTGAATACTTTGTTCATAAAAATCTTAAGGCTTTTATTGATGATGCCATACTTATGCCCCACCCAAGCCTGCCTGATACTTATAATCTGACTTCAGCAGGATTTCGAAAACTTAAACTCTTTGCCAGATTTTTGAGTGTTTATCTTGAATCTTACTGGATTACTCTGAATTTTTTCATGCGCTATCCCAGGAATTTTATTGAATCCAAAGACCGTATTAAAAAAATTCAGTCAATGGGAAACCGGATGTTTAAAATGCAGGAAATTGAAAAACCTGAAGCTCTTTCCAAAATTAATTATAAAAATGCTTTGGATTTTTTTATATCCCATGGAATAAAAGGTTCAGAAGATGAAGAAATGATTGAAACTTACAAGCAGGTTTTAAGACGTTATCTTGATCGTTTACAATAA
- a CDS encoding exo-beta-N-acetylmuramidase NamZ domain-containing protein: MYNVKTGLEQFIKSPPEWIKNSSLGLVCNPASTDRQFNHARELINQRFPGQLKALYSPQHGFFAEKQDNMIESSDMFDPVLNIPVFSLYGKTRKPDNKMLDLVDILIIDLQDAGTRVYTFIYTMSYCLEAAKELNKKVIILDRPNPVNGIRVEGNCLCRSLKSFVGRYPIPMRHGLTIGELARLFNDYYEIGCNLHVVPMSCWKRSMYFYDTGLPWIPPSPNLPVPVSSMVYPGQVIWEGTNISEARGTTQPFEVFGAPFIDTREIIEYLETNTKNKQEITPGIILRPVIFEPTSNKWSGQSCRGFQIHIIDPDKYQPYLTSLRLLQAVINLYKEEFKWKNPPYEYEYEKLPIDLIIGNKKIRQALEAGENINNIEASWQDELDKYRKMIHKFYLYN; the protein is encoded by the coding sequence ATGTATAATGTTAAAACAGGTCTTGAGCAATTTATAAAATCCCCGCCAGAATGGATTAAAAACTCCAGTTTAGGCCTGGTGTGCAACCCTGCTTCAACAGACAGGCAGTTTAATCATGCCAGGGAATTGATTAACCAGCGTTTTCCAGGACAGCTTAAAGCCCTTTACTCACCTCAGCATGGTTTTTTTGCTGAAAAACAGGATAATATGATTGAGTCATCTGACATGTTTGACCCTGTTTTAAATATTCCTGTATTCAGTTTGTATGGAAAAACAAGAAAACCTGACAACAAGATGCTTGATCTTGTTGATATACTTATTATTGATCTTCAGGATGCCGGAACCCGTGTTTATACCTTTATATATACCATGTCATATTGTCTTGAAGCTGCAAAAGAACTGAATAAAAAAGTCATAATCCTTGACCGGCCAAATCCTGTAAACGGGATCAGGGTTGAAGGCAACTGCCTCTGCCGGTCTTTAAAATCCTTTGTCGGCAGATACCCCATTCCCATGCGCCACGGACTTACCATAGGCGAACTTGCCAGACTTTTTAATGATTATTATGAAATTGGCTGCAATCTTCATGTAGTTCCCATGAGCTGCTGGAAACGCTCCATGTATTTTTATGATACAGGTCTTCCCTGGATTCCTCCATCTCCAAATCTTCCTGTTCCTGTTTCATCAATGGTATATCCAGGCCAGGTTATCTGGGAAGGAACCAATATTTCCGAAGCAAGAGGCACAACCCAGCCTTTTGAAGTGTTTGGCGCACCTTTTATTGACACCAGGGAAATAATTGAATACCTGGAAACCAACACCAAAAATAAACAGGAAATAACACCAGGAATAATATTAAGACCTGTTATATTTGAACCCACATCCAATAAATGGTCAGGCCAGTCATGCCGGGGATTTCAAATCCACATAATTGATCCTGATAAATATCAGCCCTATTTAACAAGTCTCAGACTGCTCCAGGCTGTAATAAATCTTTACAAAGAGGAGTTTAAATGGAAAAATCCGCCTTATGAGTATGAATATGAAAAACTGCCCATAGACTTAATTATTGGAAATAAAAAGATCCGTCAGGCTCTGGAAGCAGGAGAGAATATAAATAATATTGAAGCTTCCTGGCAGGATGAACTGGATAAATATAGAAAAATGATCCATAAGTTTTATTTATATAATTAA
- the rpsF gene encoding 30S ribosomal protein S6 encodes MRRYETIVIADPDLSDEKQASFSERIQAIISQQGGFIVEFDVWGNRKLAYEIRKKSRGYYIRIDYCGTSESVEELERFFRIDDCAMKYMTILLDKDADIEAVKAMMAAKEADAKAAAESEKAAAESDTETAEQEETETENIDEDDDEEEEE; translated from the coding sequence ATGAGAAGGTATGAAACAATTGTAATTGCTGACCCTGATCTTTCAGATGAAAAACAAGCATCGTTTTCTGAAAGAATACAGGCAATTATTTCTCAGCAAGGCGGCTTTATAGTTGAATTTGATGTATGGGGAAACAGGAAGCTTGCTTATGAAATAAGAAAAAAGAGCCGGGGTTATTATATCCGTATAGATTATTGCGGAACAAGCGAATCTGTTGAGGAACTGGAACGGTTTTTTCGTATTGATGACTGTGCCATGAAATATATGACTATCCTGCTTGACAAGGATGCTGATATTGAGGCTGTTAAAGCAATGATGGCTGCAAAAGAGGCAGATGCCAAGGCAGCGGCTGAATCTGAGAAAGCGGCAGCTGAATCTGATACTGAAACTGCAGAGCAGGAAGAAACAGAAACAGAAAATATTGATGAAGATGATGATGAAGAGGAGGAGGAATAA
- the rpsR gene encoding 30S ribosomal protein S18, giving the protein MAFRPQKRSANNGPNKRKRKVFHRRKVCRFCADTSLEIEYKDPKTLRYFTTERGKIIPRRISGTCAKHQRKLTVAIKRARTIALLPFVGTYDY; this is encoded by the coding sequence ATGGCATTTCGTCCCCAGAAAAGATCTGCAAATAATGGTCCTAATAAAAGAAAAAGAAAAGTCTTTCACCGCCGCAAGGTCTGCCGTTTTTGTGCTGACACTTCCCTGGAAATTGAATATAAAGATCCAAAAACTCTCAGATATTTTACAACTGAGAGGGGCAAGATTATTCCGCGCCGCATATCAGGAACATGTGCAAAACACCAGCGCAAGCTGACAGTTGCCATTAAACGGGCGCGTACCATAGCTTTACTGCCTTTTGTCGGTACCTATGATTATTAA
- a CDS encoding DUF2232 domain-containing protein, translating to MPGNYKDIPKEILKGTALASLIFFMALGVPVFGFIFALFLPLPVFFYGSKLGTRYRAYVPCITAVIIMFTLGKASFDMLFFAELLFLGFVLSHMIEKGLCIEKTILYTCGLVLGGGIFCLVLYSNAANIDFGVMISEYVSENLKMTMLLYEKMGMAEDNLMFLSEIIDKIHYALVRIIPSLVVSSVLILTWTTLLLAKPVFKSRGLYYPDFGSLNLWKPPEILVWGVIGSSVMLMIPDLTVKIFGLNGLIILMTVYFLGGIAIVSYYFEKKQVPLMFRFFLYSLIGLWQVLMFLVIGLGFFDMWLNFRKLEIKKE from the coding sequence GTGCCTGGGAACTATAAAGATATTCCAAAAGAAATCCTGAAAGGAACTGCTCTTGCAAGTCTGATTTTTTTTATGGCTCTGGGAGTTCCGGTATTTGGTTTTATCTTTGCCCTGTTTCTTCCCCTCCCGGTATTTTTTTACGGGTCAAAACTGGGCACCAGATACAGGGCTTATGTCCCGTGCATTACTGCTGTAATTATAATGTTTACCCTAGGCAAAGCGTCTTTTGACATGCTTTTTTTTGCTGAACTTCTTTTTCTTGGCTTTGTTTTAAGCCATATGATTGAAAAAGGGCTTTGTATTGAAAAAACAATCTTATATACATGCGGGCTTGTTTTAGGCGGCGGGATATTCTGCCTGGTATTATACAGCAATGCAGCAAATATTGATTTTGGAGTTATGATATCTGAATATGTATCTGAAAACCTTAAAATGACTATGCTGCTTTATGAAAAAATGGGGATGGCTGAAGATAATCTCATGTTTCTTTCTGAGATTATAGATAAAATCCATTATGCACTGGTTCGAATAATCCCGTCCCTGGTTGTCTCCTCGGTATTGATCTTAACATGGACTACCCTGCTGCTGGCAAAGCCGGTATTTAAAAGCAGGGGGTTATATTACCCGGATTTTGGTTCTCTGAATTTATGGAAACCGCCTGAAATACTTGTTTGGGGCGTAATTGGATCCAGTGTGATGCTGATGATTCCAGATCTGACAGTTAAAATATTTGGATTAAACGGATTAATAATATTAATGACTGTTTATTTTCTGGGAGGTATTGCAATTGTATCCTATTATTTTGAAAAAAAGCAGGTGCCCCTTATGTTCAGGTTTTTTCTTTACAGCCTTATTGGTCTCTGGCAGGTACTGATGTTTCTTGTAATTGGTCTTGGCTTTTTTGATATGTGGCTGAATTTCAGAAAACTGGAGATAAAAAAAGAGTGA
- the rplI gene encoding 50S ribosomal protein L9, with product MKVILTETIESLGIIGSEVKVADGYARNYLLPQKKAVLASQANRNMLKQEKARFELQIAKEKAFAQEMAARLEGTSCTIAAKVSDETRLYGSVTERDILNALAEKGIEIEKHMLLLSEPIKNTGTYNIPVRVYADVEPEIIVEVVAE from the coding sequence ATGAAAGTTATTTTAACAGAAACAATAGAATCCCTGGGCATTATCGGCAGTGAGGTTAAAGTTGCTGATGGTTATGCCCGGAATTATCTTTTACCACAGAAAAAAGCGGTGCTTGCCAGTCAGGCAAACCGAAATATGTTAAAACAGGAAAAAGCCAGGTTTGAACTTCAGATTGCCAAAGAAAAGGCATTTGCCCAGGAAATGGCAGCACGTCTTGAAGGCACATCATGTACAATTGCTGCAAAAGTCAGTGATGAAACCCGTCTTTACGGTTCTGTTACAGAAAGGGATATTCTCAACGCCCTGGCTGAAAAAGGAATTGAAATTGAAAAGCACATGCTTTTGCTTTCAGAACCTATTAAAAATACAGGTACTTATAATATACCGGTCAGGGTTTATGCAGATGTTGAACCTGAAATAATAGTTGAAGTTGTTGCTGAATAA
- the dnaB gene encoding replicative DNA helicase — MKQEKNNSLYKVPPQNIEAEESLLSAILLDNKTLLEILEIIRPDDFYVSSHKIIFESIIDLFKKSEPVDLVTLANHLTSKGLIEKISGAGSYKGVTYLSWLTEAVPRAVNAPYYAKIVRDKACLRRLIQKTNEITRLCYEEQGDVDEVINFAESAVFEISEDKINPSFHPLSEMIESNIDTLEERQGNKTLITGIPTGFTQLDSLTSGLQPSDLIILAARPSMGKTAFALNLARNAAVNAGVPVAVFSLEMSKEQLSMRMLCAEARVDSSRLRGGFFSRDDWDSLTGAAGVLSEAPIYIDDSPDISAIEIRAKARRLKMEKDLGLVIVDYLQLMKGRASAERRDLEISEISRSLKALAKELNIPVIALSQLNRKLEERADKRPMLSDLRESGSIEQDADIVAFIYRDEVYNKDENNPEKGKAELILGKQRNGPIGTAHMVFLNTYTRFENPASDNLSL, encoded by the coding sequence TTGAAACAAGAAAAAAATAATTCCCTGTATAAGGTCCCTCCGCAAAATATTGAGGCTGAAGAATCTCTTTTAAGTGCTATTCTTCTGGATAACAAAACCCTTCTTGAAATATTGGAAATCATCAGGCCTGATGATTTTTATGTCAGTTCTCATAAAATTATATTTGAATCCATAATTGATCTTTTTAAAAAAAGTGAGCCTGTAGATCTGGTAACCCTTGCCAATCATTTGACTTCAAAAGGTCTTATAGAAAAGATTTCAGGAGCCGGCAGTTATAAAGGGGTTACCTATTTATCATGGCTGACTGAGGCTGTTCCCAGGGCAGTCAATGCGCCGTATTACGCCAAAATTGTTCGTGATAAGGCATGTTTAAGAAGATTAATTCAAAAAACCAATGAAATTACCAGGCTGTGTTATGAGGAACAGGGAGATGTTGATGAGGTTATTAATTTTGCTGAAAGTGCTGTTTTTGAAATTTCAGAAGATAAAATAAATCCTTCATTTCATCCTTTAAGCGAGATGATTGAATCCAATATTGACACTCTTGAAGAACGCCAGGGCAACAAAACCCTGATTACCGGTATTCCAACCGGATTTACCCAGCTTGACAGCCTTACCTCAGGTTTACAGCCTTCTGATTTGATTATCCTGGCAGCCAGACCTTCAATGGGAAAAACAGCATTCGCCCTTAACCTTGCCAGAAATGCTGCTGTTAATGCAGGGGTGCCTGTTGCGGTTTTTTCCCTGGAAATGTCAAAAGAACAGCTTTCCATGCGTATGCTTTGTGCTGAAGCCCGTGTTGATTCTTCCAGGCTTAGAGGCGGTTTTTTCAGCAGGGATGACTGGGATTCCCTTACAGGAGCTGCCGGAGTTTTATCTGAAGCTCCTATTTATATTGATGATTCACCTGATATTTCCGCAATTGAGATCAGGGCTAAAGCCCGAAGGCTGAAAATGGAAAAAGACCTGGGCCTTGTTATTGTTGATTATCTTCAGCTTATGAAAGGCCGTGCTTCAGCAGAAAGAAGAGACCTTGAAATATCTGAAATATCAAGGTCTTTAAAAGCTCTTGCCAAAGAACTCAATATTCCTGTTATTGCTTTATCCCAGTTAAATCGAAAACTTGAGGAACGTGCAGATAAAAGACCCATGCTTTCTGATTTAAGAGAATCAGGGTCTATTGAACAGGATGCTGATATTGTTGCATTTATTTACAGGGATGAGGTGTATAATAAAGATGAAAACAATCCTGAAAAAGGAAAAGCTGAATTAATTCTTGGAAAACAGAGAAATGGGCCTATTGGAACAGCTCATATGGTATTTTTAAACACTTATACCAGGTTTGAAAACCCTGCCTCTGATAATCTTTCACTTTAA